From one Formosa sediminum genomic stretch:
- a CDS encoding thiamine phosphate synthase, producing MIVVIAPETDIPQEIEILHQLFNAGLQYYHLRKPEKNFDAHAEYLNQIDTAFHNRIVVHDHHNLINSYNLKGIHFQEQKRKDHIENPGQYFKTLNMFGKTISSSFHEPEDLAACYFEFNYHLLSPVFSSISKQGYEGRGFDVNHIDKTIIGMGGVTADNIDRFKTLGYKGVGVLGGIWNSEKPVEVFAQIQNQFSNK from the coding sequence ATGATTGTTGTAATAGCCCCTGAAACTGATATCCCACAAGAAATTGAAATTTTACATCAGTTATTTAATGCAGGTTTACAGTATTATCATTTAAGAAAACCAGAAAAGAATTTCGACGCACATGCCGAGTATCTTAATCAAATCGATACCGCATTTCATAATAGGATTGTAGTACATGATCATCATAACTTAATAAACAGCTATAATTTAAAAGGCATTCATTTTCAAGAACAAAAGCGCAAAGACCACATTGAAAATCCCGGACAATACTTTAAAACCCTTAATATGTTTGGAAAAACGATAAGTTCTTCTTTTCACGAACCAGAAGACTTGGCTGCTTGTTATTTTGAATTTAATTATCATTTATTAAGCCCTGTGTTTTCATCCATTTCTAAACAAGGTTATGAAGGTCGGGGGTTTGATGTTAACCATATCGATAAAACCATAATTGGTATGGGTGGTGTAACAGCAGATAATATAGACCGTTTTAAAACTTTAGGATACAAAGGCGTAGGTGTTTTAGGAGGTATTTGGAATAGTGAAAAGCCGGTGGAGGTGTTTGCTCAAATACAAAATCAGTTTAGCAACAAATGA
- a CDS encoding hydroxymethylpyrimidine/phosphomethylpyrimidine kinase: MNTKTYILTIAGLDPSSGAGITSDIKTFEAHGLYGLSVCTAVTVQNDIDFKDCIWIEESVIINQIKILFERFTIAVVKIGIIESWDVLLKVTNTLLTLNPNIKIILDPILKASSGYDFHQQTNLETFTQILEHCYFITPNYDEIQKLLPNKSISETIAFISQKTNIYLKGGHRNDKKGWDEIYHSGIVQVNFQPGVQTIQDKHGSGCVLAAALASNISKALVLEDACRLAKQYTERFLNSNNSLLGTHNYKNL; this comes from the coding sequence ATGAACACCAAAACATACATACTTACCATTGCCGGTTTGGACCCCTCAAGTGGCGCAGGAATTACTTCAGATATTAAAACGTTTGAGGCACACGGGCTTTATGGGTTGTCGGTATGTACTGCGGTAACTGTTCAAAACGATATCGATTTTAAAGATTGTATTTGGATAGAAGAATCTGTAATCATTAATCAGATTAAAATCTTATTTGAACGCTTTACTATTGCTGTAGTAAAAATTGGAATAATAGAATCTTGGGACGTCTTGTTAAAGGTTACCAATACACTCTTAACATTAAACCCAAACATTAAAATTATTTTAGACCCCATATTAAAAGCGAGTAGTGGCTATGATTTTCATCAACAAACAAATTTAGAAACGTTTACGCAAATTTTAGAACATTGTTATTTTATCACCCCTAATTATGATGAAATTCAGAAATTATTACCAAATAAATCTATTTCAGAAACCATTGCGTTTATATCTCAAAAAACAAATATTTATTTAAAAGGCGGTCATCGTAACGACAAAAAAGGGTGGGATGAAATTTACCATAGTGGTATAGTGCAAGTTAATTTTCAGCCTGGCGTACAAACCATCCAAGACAAACACGGTAGCGGTTGTGTTCTCGCTGCAGCCTTAGCGTCTAACATATCCAAAGCATTGGTTTTAGAAGATGCATGCCGACTAGCAAAACAGTATACAGAGCGTTTTTTAAATTCGAATAATTCCTTGTTAGGGACACATAATTACAAAAACTTATGA
- the thiE gene encoding thiamine phosphate synthase → MISKLHYITQGETPEQHLEYIQNACSSGADWIQLRMKHFDEQVVLETAKKARALTMHFQTRLIINDYYKIAKTVNADGVHLGKNDACPLEAREYLGKWYRIGGTANTLDDCRELIEKQVDYIGLGPFRFTTTKSNLGPLLGISGYQHIIKQLDTNIPIIAIGGITLKDIPELLETGIYGVAISGEITKNFNTISAFNTTLQGPNTQEHVYKMPKKEDNED, encoded by the coding sequence ATGATAAGCAAACTACATTATATTACACAAGGCGAAACTCCAGAACAGCATTTAGAATACATTCAAAACGCATGTAGTTCTGGAGCCGATTGGATACAATTACGCATGAAACATTTTGACGAGCAAGTAGTTTTAGAAACAGCCAAAAAAGCTCGAGCGCTTACCATGCATTTTCAAACACGATTAATAATAAACGATTATTATAAAATTGCAAAAACAGTCAATGCAGATGGTGTGCACTTAGGAAAAAACGATGCCTGTCCGTTAGAAGCGCGCGAGTATTTAGGTAAATGGTATCGCATTGGCGGAACAGCGAACACCTTAGACGATTGCCGCGAACTTATTGAAAAACAAGTAGATTACATCGGTTTAGGTCCGTTCCGGTTCACAACCACAAAATCTAATTTAGGTCCTCTGTTAGGGATTAGTGGCTACCAGCATATCATCAAGCAGCTAGATACTAATATTCCTATTATTGCTATTGGAGGTATTACTCTAAAAGATATACCAGAACTTTTAGAAACTGGAATCTATGGTGTGGCAATATCTGGAGAGATTACCAAAAATTTTAATACCATCTCAGCCTTTAATACCACATTGCAAGGACCAAATACTCAAGAACACGTTTATAAAATGCCTAAAAAAGAAGATAATGAAGACTGA
- a CDS encoding thiazole synthase, whose amino-acid sequence MKTDNLTIADKTFQSRLFTGTGKFSNSKIMRDAIRASESELVTVALKRVNATDLGDDILTHLNHPSIHLLPNTSGVRTAEEAVFAAQLSREALHTNWVKLEIHPDPKYLLPDPIETLKAAEMLVKAGFVVMPYIHADPVLCKRLEDVGVQCVMPLGAPIGSNKGLKTLDFLEIIIAQSNVPVIVDAGIGSPSHAAQAMELGADAVLVNTAIAVSQNPIAMGTAFKLAVEAGRLAYNAKLAPPKNTAEASSPLTSFLNL is encoded by the coding sequence ATGAAGACTGATAATTTAACAATAGCAGATAAAACATTTCAATCGCGATTATTTACTGGAACAGGAAAATTCAGTAATTCCAAAATCATGAGAGATGCCATTAGGGCTTCAGAAAGCGAACTTGTGACTGTAGCTTTAAAACGGGTGAATGCAACTGATTTAGGAGACGATATATTAACACATTTAAACCATCCGTCTATACATTTATTACCTAATACGTCTGGAGTAAGAACGGCCGAAGAAGCTGTTTTTGCGGCTCAATTATCACGAGAAGCACTTCATACTAATTGGGTTAAATTAGAGATTCATCCCGACCCTAAATATTTATTACCCGACCCTATAGAAACACTAAAAGCTGCAGAAATGTTAGTGAAAGCCGGTTTTGTAGTGATGCCTTATATTCATGCAGACCCTGTTTTATGTAAACGGTTAGAAGATGTTGGTGTGCAATGCGTTATGCCTTTAGGGGCGCCTATTGGAAGTAATAAAGGGTTAAAAACTTTAGATTTTTTAGAGATAATTATTGCCCAAAGTAATGTGCCTGTTATTGTAGATGCTGGCATTGGGAGTCCGTCGCATGCTGCGCAGGCTATGGAACTAGGAGCCGATGCTGTTTTAGTAAATACAGCCATTGCAGTATCTCAAAATCCTATAGCTATGGGAACCGCTTTTAAACTTGCAGTAGAAGCCGGACGACTGGCATACAACGCTAAACTTGCCCCGCCTAAAAATACCGCAGAAGCTAGTAGTCCGTTAACCAGTTTTTTAAATCTTTAA
- the thiH gene encoding 2-iminoacetate synthase ThiH, whose protein sequence is MSHFKTVLDAYNWDDTLQSIYNKTAEDVKRALGKDKRDLEDFKALISPAAKPYLESMAQQSQQLTKKRFGNTIQMYAPMYLSNECQNICTYCGFSMTNKIPRRTLTDAEILKETAFLKSKGYDHILLVTGEANRTVGVQYLKHAIALIRSQFSNITIEVQPLDQDEYELLISQGLYAVLVYQETYHRDAYKKHHPKGKKSNFDYRLDTPDRLGKAGIHKIGLGSLYGLEDWRADSFFTALHFKHLQKTYWKTKYSMSFPRLRPFSGGLEPKVEMTDSDLVQLICAFRLLDEDLELSMSTRESEVFRDHIVNLGITSISAESKTNPGGYVVEKQSLEQFEISDERSTESFTKMLKSKGLEVVWKDWENNWQ, encoded by the coding sequence ATGAGTCATTTTAAAACCGTTTTAGATGCTTATAATTGGGACGATACGCTTCAAAGCATCTATAATAAAACAGCAGAAGATGTAAAGCGCGCTTTAGGCAAAGATAAACGTGATTTAGAAGATTTTAAAGCCTTAATTTCGCCAGCTGCAAAACCGTATTTGGAAAGCATGGCGCAACAAAGCCAACAGCTCACTAAAAAACGTTTTGGAAATACCATACAAATGTACGCTCCCATGTATTTAAGTAACGAGTGCCAGAACATTTGTACCTATTGTGGTTTTAGCATGACAAATAAAATTCCGCGTAGAACATTAACCGATGCCGAAATTTTAAAAGAAACAGCCTTTTTAAAATCAAAAGGTTACGACCATATTTTATTGGTTACAGGGGAAGCTAACCGTACAGTAGGCGTGCAATATCTTAAACATGCTATAGCACTTATACGGTCTCAATTTTCAAACATTACGATAGAAGTACAACCATTAGATCAAGATGAATATGAATTGCTTATTTCGCAGGGCTTGTATGCGGTTTTAGTGTATCAAGAAACGTATCATCGCGATGCGTATAAAAAGCATCACCCTAAAGGGAAAAAATCCAACTTCGATTACCGATTAGATACGCCAGACCGGCTTGGAAAAGCCGGTATTCATAAAATTGGTTTAGGGAGTTTATACGGTTTAGAAGATTGGCGTGCCGATAGTTTTTTTACAGCGCTACATTTTAAACACCTTCAAAAAACCTATTGGAAAACGAAATATTCGATGTCTTTTCCGCGGTTACGACCCTTTTCTGGCGGATTAGAACCTAAAGTTGAAATGACAGATAGTGATTTAGTACAACTTATTTGTGCGTTTAGACTATTAGATGAAGATTTAGAATTATCGATGTCTACTAGAGAAAGTGAAGTATTTAGAGACCACATTGTCAATTTAGGAATCACCTCTATAAGTGCCGAATCTAAAACCAATCCTGGTGGTTATGTTGTTGAAAAACAATCACTAGAACAATTTGAAATCTCCGACGAACGTTCTACCGAATCCTTTACAAAAATGTTAAAATCGAAAGGACTGGAAGTTGTTTGGAAAGATTGGGAAAACAATTGGCAATAA
- the moeB gene encoding HesA/MoeB/ThiF family protein: MLYKEEHLQYKRHLALEDIGVEGQNKLKTAKVLVVGAGGLGCPILQYLTAAGVGTIGIIDHDSVDQTNLQRQILYGYNDIGKFKVSCAISKLEQLNKFVKFKSYIERLSKSNAIKLFKQYDIIVDGTDNFNTRYLVNDAAVLAEKPVVFGSIFKFEGQVTVYNYKNGPTYRCLFPKAAEHTLNCEEAGVLGVLPGIVGLLQANEVIKMICEIGEVLSGKLLVFNALSMSQSLLTYDKTVHSHVTYIADVEEDFNINSSMKSLTFDEYLKHKDSLFVLDVRTEKEHNMFHLSQDYHIPLKELEQRYFEIDTKKPILVYCQSGKRSIQAIEILKGVNIKNKLYNLKNGLQQPI; encoded by the coding sequence ATGTTATATAAAGAAGAACATTTACAATATAAACGTCATTTAGCTTTAGAAGACATTGGCGTAGAAGGTCAGAATAAATTAAAAACAGCTAAAGTTTTAGTAGTAGGCGCTGGTGGTTTAGGCTGCCCTATACTTCAATATTTAACGGCGGCAGGTGTAGGAACTATTGGTATTATAGACCATGATAGTGTAGACCAAACCAATTTACAACGTCAAATTTTATATGGCTATAACGACATCGGAAAATTTAAAGTGTCTTGTGCTATTTCTAAATTAGAGCAGCTTAATAAATTTGTGAAATTTAAATCTTATATAGAGCGTTTAAGTAAGTCTAATGCCATAAAACTTTTTAAACAATACGATATTATTGTAGATGGTACCGATAATTTTAATACGCGTTACTTAGTTAATGATGCTGCTGTATTAGCCGAAAAACCAGTAGTGTTTGGGTCTATTTTTAAATTTGAAGGCCAAGTAACAGTGTATAACTATAAAAACGGACCTACATATAGATGTTTATTTCCTAAAGCTGCAGAACATACTTTAAATTGTGAAGAAGCTGGTGTTCTTGGTGTTTTACCTGGCATTGTAGGGTTATTACAAGCAAACGAAGTCATTAAAATGATTTGTGAAATCGGGGAGGTGCTTTCAGGAAAACTATTAGTATTTAATGCCCTAAGCATGAGTCAGAGTTTATTAACATACGATAAAACGGTTCATTCTCATGTGACTTATATTGCAGATGTCGAGGAAGATTTTAATATAAATTCATCTATGAAATCGCTGACTTTCGATGAATATTTAAAACATAAAGACAGTTTATTTGTGCTAGATGTAAGAACAGAGAAAGAACACAACATGTTTCATTTGTCTCAAGATTACCATATTCCGCTTAAAGAATTAGAGCAACGTTATTTCGAAATCGATACCAAAAAACCAATCTTGGTGTATTGTCAATCTGGAAAACGTAGTATACAAGCCATCGAAATATTAAAGGGTGTAAATATTAAAAATAAACTTTATAATCTTAAAAATGGTCTGCAACAACCCATTTAA
- a CDS encoding DUF1853 family protein has product MQTISKQYIGYKATPVLWKKKNSWGLTQFTLSKSDVPPFNAVVNVPLRLGKLVERFVSFDLCLQDDVDILAENIQIQENKRTLGEIDCILKQGNQYIHLEIVYKFYLYDPEVGATEYEHWIGPNRKDSLIDKLTKLKDKQLPLLYNPATIPYLDNLKIAPETIAQHVYFKAQLFVPYNTITHVFGDLNPDCIAGVYIHFNALSHFKDSKFYMPKKLNWLCNIEMQVPWLTFFDFKEKIKPLILNKTAPLCWVKQPNGLTLKCFVVWW; this is encoded by the coding sequence ATGCAAACAATAAGTAAACAGTACATAGGGTATAAAGCCACACCTGTATTATGGAAAAAAAAGAATAGTTGGGGACTAACACAATTTACGCTTTCTAAAAGTGATGTCCCCCCTTTTAATGCCGTAGTAAATGTTCCGTTAAGATTAGGAAAACTTGTTGAGCGATTTGTAAGTTTCGACTTGTGTTTACAAGATGATGTAGACATCCTTGCAGAAAATATTCAAATACAAGAAAACAAACGTACTTTGGGTGAAATTGATTGTATTCTTAAACAAGGTAATCAGTACATTCATTTAGAAATTGTTTACAAATTTTATTTATATGATCCTGAAGTTGGTGCTACTGAATATGAGCATTGGATTGGACCTAACAGAAAAGATAGTTTAATAGATAAACTTACAAAACTAAAGGACAAACAATTGCCTTTACTCTACAACCCTGCAACTATCCCATATTTAGATAATTTGAAAATAGCACCTGAAACTATAGCTCAACACGTTTATTTTAAAGCTCAATTATTTGTCCCTTATAATACTATAACACATGTGTTTGGTGATTTAAATCCCGATTGTATAGCCGGTGTTTATATCCATTTTAATGCTTTAAGCCATTTTAAAGACAGTAAATTTTACATGCCTAAAAAATTAAATTGGTTATGTAATATAGAAATGCAAGTTCCGTGGTTAACATTTTTTGATTTTAAAGAAAAAATAAAACCTTTAATCCTTAATAAAACAGCACCTTTATGTTGGGTTAAACAGCCTAATGGTTTAACATTAAAATGTTTTGTTGTGTGGTGGTGA
- a CDS encoding DEAD/DEAH box helicase, with the protein MSVTATDLAERNAGKDLYSYQRGAINKIFQCFEEAPEDYHLLYQLPTGGGKTVIFSEIVRQYLKHHNKKVLVMTHRIELCKQTSGMLTEFGVSNKVIHSKANLDDQADFSCFVAMVETLNNRLNDDKLDISDIGLVIIDEAHYNSFTKLFKFFEKSFILGVTATPLSSNIKLPMNDNYNELIVGESIQSLIENKFLARAEVYSYNVGLTSLVVGANGDYTVKSSEDLYTNSDMLSKLIQAYEERSKHKKTLIFNNGINTSLHVYDTFKAAGYNVAHLDNTNTKKERKKILKWFKETPDAILTSVSILTTGFDEPTVDSIILNRATKSLTLYYQMIGRGSRILKNKSTFNVIDLGNNFHRFGPWGADLDWQKIFRSPNFYLDGIMSDEELEENFRYEMPDDLRAEFKKSNSVYFDVKKTYIDSIRKGESSKVVLERSIHHHAYICTENSEDMYDALDLAKKLGDDIDYRIQRYTKCISKSTYNFVEWLRDDYRKKLRAYIREHFDDLFEEINGYPPEE; encoded by the coding sequence ATGTCAGTTACAGCTACAGATTTAGCAGAAAGAAACGCCGGAAAAGATTTATATAGTTATCAACGTGGAGCCATAAACAAGATATTTCAATGTTTTGAAGAAGCTCCAGAAGATTACCACTTATTATATCAATTACCAACTGGAGGTGGAAAAACTGTAATCTTCTCTGAAATTGTAAGACAATACCTTAAACATCATAATAAAAAGGTACTTGTTATGACACACCGTATTGAATTATGTAAACAAACATCAGGAATGCTAACTGAGTTTGGGGTGTCTAATAAAGTAATACATAGTAAAGCAAATCTAGACGATCAAGCCGACTTTAGTTGTTTTGTTGCTATGGTTGAAACTCTTAATAACCGTTTAAATGATGATAAACTAGATATTTCAGATATTGGTTTAGTTATTATTGATGAAGCGCATTACAATTCGTTTACTAAACTCTTTAAGTTTTTCGAAAAATCTTTTATTCTTGGGGTTACAGCAACGCCTTTAAGTTCTAATATTAAATTACCAATGAATGATAATTACAACGAGTTAATCGTTGGAGAATCCATTCAGTCATTAATAGAAAATAAATTCCTTGCACGTGCCGAAGTTTACTCTTACAATGTTGGTCTTACCTCGTTAGTAGTTGGAGCAAATGGAGATTATACCGTAAAATCTTCAGAAGACTTGTATACCAATAGCGATATGCTTAGCAAGTTAATTCAGGCCTATGAAGAGCGTTCTAAACATAAGAAAACTTTAATCTTTAATAACGGTATTAACACCTCGTTACATGTGTACGACACTTTCAAAGCAGCGGGATACAATGTTGCTCACTTAGACAATACAAATACTAAGAAAGAACGTAAAAAAATACTTAAATGGTTTAAAGAAACTCCAGATGCCATTCTAACATCTGTTAGTATTTTAACCACAGGTTTTGATGAACCTACTGTAGATTCTATCATATTAAATCGTGCCACAAAATCATTAACGTTATATTACCAAATGATTGGTCGTGGATCTCGTATTTTAAAAAATAAATCGACTTTTAATGTTATCGATTTAGGAAATAACTTCCATCGTTTCGGACCTTGGGGTGCAGATTTAGATTGGCAGAAGATATTTAGATCTCCTAATTTCTATTTAGACGGCATTATGAGTGACGAGGAGCTAGAAGAGAATTTTAGATACGAAATGCCAGACGACTTACGTGCTGAATTTAAAAAGTCTAACTCGGTTTACTTTGACGTTAAAAAAACCTACATAGATTCTATTAGAAAAGGAGAGTCATCAAAAGTCGTTTTAGAACGTTCAATCCATCATCACGCTTACATTTGTACAGAAAATAGCGAAGATATGTACGATGCCCTAGACTTAGCTAAAAAACTAGGAGACGATATTGATTACCGCATACAACGTTATACCAAGTGTATTAGTAAAAGTACTTATAACTTTGTAGAGTGGTTAAGAGATGATTATCGTAAAAAATTACGAGCTTATATCCGTGAACATTTTGATGATTTATTTGAAGAAATTAACGGTTATCCGCCAGAAGAATAG
- the rlmF gene encoding 23S rRNA (adenine(1618)-N(6))-methyltransferase RlmF: MHSNNKHKKSYDFDALIQAYPKLNSFVFTSPLTKQKTIHFEKSDAVFHLNKAILIADYGLTDWRIPKGYLCPPIPGRADYIHHIHDLLKAENLADAVKGLDVGVGANAIYPILGAQIYNWNMVGSDSSTTAVDCAKQNISLTPLLLKKIDIRLQTNNANIFEGIIKSGEQFSFTMCNPPFFSSEEEATRTTKQKLKNLKKSGPAELNFGGQAHELWCNGGEALFIKRMIKQSQAFKNQVVWFTTLVSKQEHLSKLKKQLDKLKATHKTIAMTQGNKKSRILAWTFKSESEA, encoded by the coding sequence ATGCATTCTAATAACAAGCATAAGAAATCTTACGATTTTGATGCCTTAATACAAGCTTATCCTAAATTAAATTCGTTTGTATTTACTAGTCCACTTACAAAACAAAAAACCATTCATTTTGAAAAAAGCGATGCGGTTTTTCATTTAAATAAAGCCATTCTTATAGCCGATTACGGATTGACAGATTGGCGAATTCCTAAAGGGTATCTTTGTCCGCCAATTCCTGGTAGAGCCGATTATATACACCATATACATGACTTATTGAAAGCTGAAAATTTAGCCGATGCTGTTAAAGGTTTAGATGTTGGTGTAGGCGCTAATGCCATCTACCCTATTCTTGGTGCACAAATTTATAATTGGAACATGGTGGGAAGTGATAGTAGTACAACTGCGGTAGACTGTGCAAAGCAAAATATTAGTTTAACACCGTTGTTATTAAAAAAGATAGACATTCGCTTGCAAACTAATAATGCCAATATTTTTGAAGGTATTATTAAATCTGGAGAGCAATTCTCCTTTACAATGTGTAATCCTCCATTTTTTAGTTCTGAAGAAGAAGCTACAAGAACAACTAAACAGAAATTAAAAAACTTAAAAAAGTCTGGACCTGCAGAATTAAATTTTGGCGGACAGGCACATGAATTGTGGTGTAATGGCGGAGAAGCTTTATTTATTAAGCGTATGATAAAACAAAGTCAAGCATTTAAAAATCAAGTGGTTTGGTTTACAACTTTGGTTTCAAAACAAGAACATTTAAGTAAGTTAAAAAAACAATTAGATAAATTAAAGGCTACTCATAAAACCATTGCTATGACTCAGGGGAATAAGAAAAGCAGAATTTTAGCTTGGACGTTTAAATCGGAATCTGAGGCCTAA
- a CDS encoding DEAD/DEAH box helicase, translating to MATFKHLGVKHEFIQGLKELGIKHPSEIQEKAIPVLLQSKTDFIGLAQTGTGKTAAFGLPMLQNIEPNSNYVQALILAPTRELVQQIKKQLFKFTKYCDAKIFVEGVYGGEKIDIQIQNLKRTTHIIVATPGRLNDLLDRKVIDIRKVNTVILDEADEMLSMGFKEALTKILTHTPKSKNTWLFSATIPSGIQQIIDQYMSPKAVRVVINKNELVNANISHRYITTTIEQKQDVIVNLLEARPDDRGIIFCRTKAGTKTLTEFLKEEGFSVEALEGDMQQRDREKVMRAFKKGNLQVLVSTDVSARGIDVNDLAFVLHHQLPEQLEYYTHRSGRTARAGKTGQSIALILGSELKRIHEMNKELGIKFKEISI from the coding sequence ATGGCAACATTTAAACACTTAGGTGTAAAACACGAATTTATACAAGGCTTAAAAGAATTAGGAATTAAACATCCATCAGAAATTCAAGAAAAAGCAATCCCTGTTTTATTACAATCCAAAACCGATTTTATCGGACTTGCACAAACTGGCACGGGAAAAACTGCCGCATTTGGATTGCCTATGCTTCAAAACATAGAGCCTAACTCCAACTATGTCCAAGCTTTAATTTTAGCACCAACTCGCGAACTGGTTCAGCAAATAAAAAAACAGCTATTTAAATTTACAAAATACTGTGACGCTAAAATATTTGTTGAAGGTGTTTATGGTGGGGAAAAAATAGACATCCAAATACAGAATTTAAAACGAACTACTCACATTATAGTAGCAACTCCTGGACGTTTAAACGATTTACTAGACCGAAAAGTAATTGATATTAGAAAAGTAAATACAGTTATTTTAGACGAAGCAGATGAAATGCTTAGCATGGGATTTAAAGAAGCCCTAACTAAAATCTTAACACATACGCCTAAATCTAAAAATACTTGGTTGTTTTCTGCTACAATTCCATCCGGAATTCAGCAAATTATAGACCAATATATGTCGCCTAAAGCCGTACGCGTAGTAATTAATAAAAACGAATTAGTAAATGCTAATATTTCACACCGTTATATAACTACAACAATTGAACAAAAACAAGATGTTATTGTAAACCTTTTAGAAGCACGACCAGACGATCGAGGTATAATTTTTTGTAGAACAAAAGCAGGAACCAAAACATTAACCGAATTTTTAAAAGAAGAAGGTTTTTCTGTTGAAGCTTTAGAAGGCGATATGCAACAACGTGATCGGGAAAAAGTGATGCGGGCGTTTAAAAAAGGGAATTTACAAGTTTTAGTTTCTACCGATGTTTCTGCTCGAGGTATAGACGTAAACGATTTGGCTTTTGTATTACACCACCAATTACCTGAACAATTAGAATATTATACACACCGTAGTGGCCGTACTGCACGAGCTGGAAAAACGGGACAATCTATAGCACTTATTTTAGGTAGTGAGCTAAAACGTATTCATGAGATGAATAAAGAATTGGGAATAAAATTTAAAGAGATTTCTATTTAA
- a CDS encoding type 1 glutamine amidotransferase domain-containing protein: protein MKILFVLTSHDTLGDTGKKTGFWIEEFASPYYALLDNGAEITIATPKGGQAPIDPNSATEDMATAATKRFETDAVAQNEIANTVKLSTVNAADYEAVFYPGGHGPLWDLANDETSIKLIETFNAAKKPIGFVCHAPAALKHVKNVEGFPLVKGKNVTGFSNSEEAAVQLTEVVPFLVEDMLKQNGGHYSKGDDWGVHVVTDGNLITGQNPASSELVAETLLKVIKPLIND, encoded by the coding sequence ATGAAGATATTATTTGTATTAACATCTCACGATACATTAGGAGATACAGGGAAAAAGACTGGTTTTTGGATTGAAGAATTTGCAAGTCCTTATTATGCGCTTTTAGATAATGGCGCAGAAATCACCATTGCAACACCAAAAGGTGGACAAGCACCTATAGATCCAAATAGCGCTACTGAAGATATGGCCACTGCTGCAACTAAACGTTTTGAAACAGATGCTGTAGCTCAAAATGAAATAGCAAATACAGTTAAATTATCGACTGTTAATGCGGCAGATTACGAAGCTGTATTTTATCCTGGAGGTCATGGACCACTTTGGGATTTAGCTAACGATGAAACTTCTATTAAATTAATAGAAACATTTAACGCAGCTAAAAAACCTATTGGATTTGTGTGTCACGCTCCAGCAGCTTTAAAACATGTAAAAAATGTTGAGGGTTTTCCTTTAGTTAAAGGAAAAAATGTAACAGGGTTCTCTAATTCTGAAGAAGCTGCTGTGCAATTAACTGAAGTTGTTCCTTTTTTAGTTGAAGACATGCTTAAACAAAATGGAGGACACTACTCTAAAGGAGACGATTGGGGCGTACATGTTGTAACCGATGGGAATTTAATTACTGGACAAAACCCAGCATCGTCTGAATTGGTTGCAGAAACACTTTTAAAAGTAATTAAACCTTTAATAAACGATTAG